The following are encoded together in the Citrobacter arsenatis genome:
- the igaA gene encoding intracellular growth attenuator protein IgaA, with protein sequence MSTILIFLAALLACSLLAGWLLRTKSRRKNLPLSNVFSDASKRKLTPEERSAVENYLESLSQIQQVPGPTGASSAPVSLTLNAQSNSVIVLTHAITRYGITTDDPNKWRYYLDSVEVHLPPFWEQYINDENSVELIHTNTLPLVISLNGHTLQEYMQEARGYALQHTASTQASIRGEESEQIELLNIRQETHEEYALSRPSGLREALLIAASFLLFFLCLVIPDTFAPWAVGGAVLLLAAGLWGLFAPPSKTALREIHCLRGTPRRWGLFGENDQEQINNISLGIIDLIYPPHWQPYIAQDLGQQTDIDIYLDRHVVRQGRFLSLHDEVKNFPLQHWLRNAVIAGGSLLVLLMLLFWIPLDMPIKLTLSWMKGAQTIEATSVKQLENAGVRVGDTLHLSGTGMCNIHTQGSWNAQPATPFMPFDCTQIIWNDARALPLPESDLVSKATALTQAVNRQLHPKADDDSRVSASLRSAIQKSGMVLLDDFGEIVLKTADLCAAKDECVRLKNALVNLGNSKDWTALVKRANAGKLDGVNVLLRPVSAESLDNLVNTSTAPFISRETARAAQALNSPAPGGFLIISDEGSDLVDQPWPTTSLYDYPPQEQWNAFQRLAQMLMQTPFRAEGIVTNISTDANGTQHIGLHRIPDRSGLWRYLGTTLLMFSMLGCAIYNSIQAFRRYQRHRTRIAEIQSYYESCLNPTLIDDPESLIR encoded by the coding sequence TTTTAGCTGCTTTGCTGGCCTGCTCATTGCTTGCAGGATGGCTACTCAGAACGAAATCCAGGCGGAAAAATTTGCCCTTGAGCAACGTCTTCTCAGACGCCTCAAAGCGTAAACTCACGCCTGAAGAGCGCAGTGCAGTCGAAAACTATCTCGAAAGCCTTAGTCAAATTCAGCAGGTCCCGGGTCCAACGGGCGCCAGCTCCGCGCCGGTATCATTAACGCTGAACGCCCAAAGTAATAGCGTCATCGTGCTTACGCACGCGATTACACGTTACGGTATTACTACCGACGATCCTAACAAATGGCGTTACTATCTTGATTCCGTTGAGGTACATCTTCCCCCTTTCTGGGAACAATACATCAATGACGAAAACAGCGTCGAGCTAATCCACACCAATACGTTGCCGTTGGTTATTTCTCTGAACGGCCATACGCTGCAGGAATATATGCAGGAAGCGCGTGGCTATGCGCTACAGCATACCGCCTCTACCCAGGCGTCCATTCGCGGTGAAGAAAGCGAGCAGATTGAACTGCTGAATATTCGCCAGGAAACCCATGAAGAATACGCTCTCAGCCGCCCGTCGGGATTGCGCGAAGCGCTGCTGATTGCCGCATCATTCCTGCTGTTCTTTTTATGTTTGGTAATCCCGGATACGTTTGCTCCGTGGGCCGTTGGTGGTGCAGTACTGCTGCTGGCAGCGGGTCTGTGGGGACTGTTCGCCCCGCCGTCTAAAACCGCCCTGCGTGAAATTCATTGTCTGCGTGGTACGCCGCGTCGCTGGGGGCTGTTTGGTGAAAACGACCAGGAGCAAATTAATAATATCTCGCTAGGTATTATTGATCTGATTTATCCCCCGCACTGGCAGCCTTACATCGCACAAGATCTTGGCCAGCAAACGGATATCGATATTTATCTCGATCGCCACGTTGTCCGCCAGGGGCGTTTTTTATCCCTGCATGATGAAGTGAAAAACTTCCCGTTACAGCACTGGCTACGCAACGCTGTTATCGCGGGCGGCTCGTTGCTGGTACTGCTGATGCTGCTGTTTTGGATCCCACTGGATATGCCGATAAAGCTCACGCTTTCATGGATGAAAGGCGCGCAAACTATCGAAGCAACCAGCGTTAAACAGCTCGAAAACGCGGGGGTTCGCGTGGGTGACACGCTGCACCTGAGCGGTACAGGTATGTGTAACATTCATACCCAGGGGAGCTGGAATGCGCAGCCTGCCACCCCGTTTATGCCTTTCGATTGCACGCAAATTATCTGGAATGACGCCCGCGCATTGCCGCTGCCTGAGTCTGACCTGGTGAGTAAAGCTACTGCGCTCACGCAGGCCGTGAACCGCCAACTGCATCCCAAAGCTGATGATGACTCTCGCGTCAGCGCATCGCTACGCTCGGCAATCCAAAAGTCCGGCATGGTGTTACTGGACGATTTTGGCGAGATTGTCCTGAAAACGGCCGATCTGTGTGCGGCCAAAGATGAATGTGTACGCTTAAAAAATGCGCTGGTAAACCTTGGTAACAGTAAAGACTGGACGGCGCTGGTGAAACGGGCGAACGCAGGCAAACTGGATGGCGTGAACGTGCTGCTGCGTCCGGTAAGCGCAGAGTCGCTGGATAATCTGGTGAATACCTCTACGGCGCCGTTTATTTCACGCGAGACAGCGCGAGCGGCCCAGGCGCTGAATAGCCCTGCCCCCGGCGGTTTCCTGATTATCAGCGACGAAGGCAGCGATCTGGTCGATCAGCCGTGGCCGACAACCTCGCTATATGACTATCCGCCACAGGAACAGTGGAACGCCTTCCAGCGCCTGGCGCAGATGCTGATGCAGACGCCGTTTCGCGCGGAGGGGATCGTCACCAATATTTCGACTGACGCCAATGGCACCCAGCATATTGGCCTGCACCGTATCCCGGACCGCTCTGGATTATGGCGCTACCTTGGCACAACGCTGCTGATGTTCTCCATGCTCGGATGCGCTATCTACAACAGCATACAAGCATTCAGACGCTACCAGCGTCACCGCACCCGCATCGCGGAAATTCAGAGCTACTACGAAAGTTGCCTGAATCCAACGCTGATTGACGACCCGGAAAGCCTGATTCGATAA
- the yrfG gene encoding GMP/IMP nucleotidase, whose protein sequence is MHINIAWQDVDTVLLDMDGTLLDLAFDNYFWQKLVPETYGAKQGISPQEAQDYIRQQYHAVQHTLNWYCLDYWSECLDLDICAMTTEQGPRAVLREDTVPFLDALKASGKRRILLTNAHPHNLAVKLEHTGLASHLDLLLSTHTFGYPKEDQRLWHAVAEETGMSAEKTLFIDDSEPILDAAALYGIRYCLGVTNPDSGIAEKQYARHPSLNDYRRLIPSLM, encoded by the coding sequence ATGCATATCAATATTGCCTGGCAGGATGTCGACACCGTGTTGTTAGATATGGACGGCACGCTGCTCGACCTGGCATTCGATAACTATTTCTGGCAAAAACTGGTGCCGGAAACTTACGGCGCGAAGCAGGGTATTTCTCCCCAGGAAGCCCAGGACTATATTCGTCAGCAGTATCATGCCGTGCAGCATACGCTAAACTGGTACTGCCTGGATTACTGGAGCGAGTGTCTGGATTTGGATATTTGCGCCATGACTACGGAACAGGGACCGCGCGCCGTTTTGCGTGAAGATACCGTACCGTTTCTTGATGCCTTGAAAGCCAGCGGCAAGCGCCGTATTTTGCTCACCAACGCGCATCCACATAACCTGGCAGTGAAGCTTGAGCATACCGGTCTGGCCTCACACCTTGATTTATTACTTTCCACCCACACATTTGGTTATCCCAAAGAGGATCAGCGGTTATGGCACGCTGTGGCTGAAGAAACGGGAATGAGTGCAGAGAAGACACTGTTTATTGACGACAGCGAACCCATTCTCGACGCCGCTGCCCTGTACGGTATTCGTTACTGCCTCGGCGTGACCAATCCCGACTCTGGCATTGCGGAAAAACAGTACGCACGCCATCCGTCACTGAATGACTACCGCCGACTGATCCCCTCACTGATGTGA
- the hslR gene encoding ribosome-associated heat shock protein Hsp15 encodes MKEKPSAEVRLDKWLWAARFYKTRALAREMVEGGKVHYNGQRSKPSKIVELNATLTLRQGNDERTVIIKAITEQRRPATEAVTLYEETAESVAKREKVALARKLNALTMPHPDRRPDKKERRDLLRFKHGDSE; translated from the coding sequence ATGAAAGAAAAGCCCTCTGCTGAAGTCAGGCTGGATAAATGGCTGTGGGCAGCACGCTTTTACAAAACGCGTGCGTTAGCCCGCGAAATGGTTGAAGGCGGCAAGGTGCATTACAACGGCCAGCGCAGTAAGCCGAGCAAGATTGTCGAGCTGAACGCCACCCTCACCCTGCGCCAGGGAAATGACGAACGAACGGTCATTATCAAGGCTATTACCGAGCAGCGTCGCCCGGCCACGGAAGCCGTTACGCTGTATGAAGAAACCGCGGAAAGCGTGGCAAAACGCGAAAAAGTGGCGCTGGCGCGTAAACTTAACGCGTTAACCATGCCGCACCCGGACAGGCGACCGGACAAGAAAGAGCGCCGCGACCTGTTACGATTTAAACATGGCGACAGCGAGTGA
- the hslO gene encoding Hsp33 family molecular chaperone HslO, which produces MPQHDQLHRYLFENFAVRGELVTVSETLQQILENHTYPQPVKNVLAELLVATSLLTATLKFAGDITVQLQGDGPLSLAVINGNNNQQMRGVARVQGDIPEGADLKTLVGNGYLVITITPEEGERYQGVVGLEGDTLAACLEDYFMRSEQLPTRLFIRTGDVDGKPAAGGMLLQVMPAQNAQADDFDHLTALTETIKTEELLTLPANEVLWRLYHEEEVTLYDPQDVEFKCTCSRERCAGALKTLPDEEVDSILAEEGEIDMHCDYCGSHYLFNAMDIAEIRSNASPADPQVH; this is translated from the coding sequence ATGCCGCAACATGACCAATTACATCGTTATCTGTTTGAAAATTTTGCCGTGCGCGGCGAGCTGGTGACCGTTTCGGAAACCCTGCAACAGATCCTCGAAAATCATACTTACCCGCAGCCGGTCAAAAACGTGCTGGCTGAACTGCTGGTCGCCACCAGCCTGCTCACCGCCACGCTGAAGTTTGCCGGTGATATCACCGTACAGCTGCAGGGCGATGGTCCGCTAAGCCTGGCCGTCATTAACGGCAACAACAATCAGCAGATGCGCGGCGTGGCCCGCGTTCAGGGCGATATTCCTGAAGGCGCTGATCTGAAAACGCTGGTGGGCAATGGCTACCTGGTGATCACCATTACGCCAGAAGAAGGCGAGCGCTATCAGGGCGTGGTTGGTCTGGAAGGTGACACGCTGGCCGCCTGTCTGGAAGATTACTTCATGCGTTCTGAACAGCTGCCGACACGTCTGTTTATCCGTACTGGCGACGTCGATGGTAAACCCGCCGCGGGCGGAATGCTGCTGCAGGTAATGCCGGCGCAAAACGCGCAGGCAGATGATTTCGATCACCTGACCGCCCTGACCGAAACCATCAAAACCGAAGAGCTGTTAACGCTGCCGGCCAACGAAGTGCTGTGGCGCTTGTACCACGAAGAAGAGGTCACCCTCTACGATCCGCAGGACGTTGAGTTCAAATGCACCTGTTCACGCGAACGCTGCGCTGGCGCACTGAAAACGCTGCCGGACGAAGAAGTGGACAGCATTCTGGCGGAAGAAGGCGAGATCGATATGCACTGCGATTACTGCGGTAGCCACTATCTGTTTAACGCCATGGACATTGCTGAGATCCGCAGCAACGCGTCCCCGGCAGACCCGCAAGTACATTAA
- a CDS encoding DUF4153 domain-containing protein — MDSVELSRTTRWGMISIGLLQGILCYLLMTYLVPHNDCWLFYGMPATIALSSALLLTVVSFKQRALWYWMALIFVAVLAMSVWLKWQIEGSDRWRQNDIFMLYGWRLLLMAMLALPWIQYSLQASRQQTRHAQFYTSLWLNALTLLIVFISNGLFWLVLLLWSEMFELVGITFFKTLFFETDWFVYVAVGLITALAVVLARTQSRLVVAVQKLLTFIATGLLPLVALLALMFMLTLPFTGLEAISQRVSAGGLMSTLTLLLLLLMAIVREPQKEALPYPGALRYLIKCSLVVAPIYMLIAGWALWVRIQQYGWTPERLHGVLVVCVLLVWAFGYLASILRHGRNPLAFQGQVILCVSLLALGLLILLSSPVIDAWRISVNSHMGRYHSGKIKPDQVSLYMLDRSGKPGRAALEALQKDVAFNQDSKRRRDLNSLLQGSRDPIQGLTATQLAPKVTIAPGSKQPDETFWTYVKGQSYRITSCVEKNACVLVDQDLNADGKPEQVLYAFGDGVSLVFGLRENKWDLLAVAELPEGFNKDKLLQAVANHQLASAPRIWRDITIDGTRLQMNYYNE; from the coding sequence ATGGATAGTGTTGAACTTTCACGCACGACTCGCTGGGGCATGATATCCATCGGCCTGCTTCAGGGGATATTGTGCTACCTGCTGATGACGTATCTGGTGCCGCATAACGACTGCTGGCTGTTCTACGGCATGCCCGCGACAATTGCCCTCTCTTCGGCGCTTTTACTCACCGTAGTCTCTTTCAAACAACGTGCGCTGTGGTATTGGATGGCGTTGATCTTTGTTGCCGTGCTGGCGATGAGCGTCTGGCTAAAGTGGCAAATCGAGGGCAGCGACAGGTGGCGGCAAAATGATATTTTTATGCTCTACGGCTGGCGTTTACTGCTGATGGCGATGCTGGCTTTGCCGTGGATTCAGTACTCGCTCCAGGCATCCCGTCAGCAGACGCGCCATGCGCAGTTTTATACGAGCTTGTGGCTTAACGCGCTGACGTTACTGATCGTCTTTATTTCTAATGGCTTGTTCTGGCTGGTACTCCTGCTGTGGAGTGAGATGTTTGAGCTGGTCGGGATTACCTTTTTTAAAACGCTGTTCTTTGAAACCGACTGGTTTGTGTATGTTGCGGTAGGATTGATCACGGCTCTGGCGGTCGTGTTAGCCCGCACGCAGTCGCGTCTGGTCGTCGCAGTACAAAAGCTGCTGACGTTTATCGCCACTGGCCTGCTGCCCCTGGTCGCTTTGCTGGCGCTGATGTTTATGCTGACCTTGCCTTTCACCGGACTGGAGGCTATCTCGCAGCGGGTGTCTGCGGGTGGGTTGATGTCAACGCTGACGCTGCTCCTGCTGTTGTTGATGGCTATCGTGCGTGAGCCGCAAAAAGAGGCGCTTCCTTATCCTGGCGCGTTGCGCTACCTGATCAAATGTTCTCTGGTTGTCGCGCCCATCTATATGCTGATTGCCGGTTGGGCGTTGTGGGTGCGAATTCAGCAGTACGGTTGGACGCCCGAGCGTTTACATGGTGTGCTGGTGGTCTGCGTGCTGCTGGTCTGGGCGTTTGGTTATCTGGCGAGCATTTTACGCCATGGTCGGAATCCGCTTGCGTTTCAGGGGCAGGTGATTCTTTGTGTTTCGTTACTGGCGTTGGGGCTGTTGATTCTGCTGTCGTCACCGGTTATTGATGCCTGGCGCATCAGCGTCAACAGCCATATGGGGCGGTATCACAGCGGGAAAATTAAGCCGGATCAGGTCAGCCTGTATATGTTGGATCGCAGCGGAAAACCGGGACGTGCTGCGTTGGAGGCATTACAAAAAGATGTGGCGTTTAATCAGGACAGTAAGCGCCGACGCGACTTGAATTCTCTGCTGCAAGGAAGTCGCGATCCCATTCAGGGTCTGACAGCCACTCAGTTAGCGCCGAAAGTGACGATTGCGCCGGGTAGCAAGCAACCTGATGAGACCTTCTGGACGTATGTCAAAGGGCAGAGCTACCGTATTACCTCCTGCGTTGAGAAGAACGCATGCGTGCTGGTCGATCAGGACCTCAATGCGGATGGTAAGCCTGAACAGGTGCTGTATGCCTTTGGCGATGGGGTGAGTCTGGTTTTTGGTTTGCGGGAAAATAAATGGGATCTGTTAGCGGTTGCCGAGCTTCCTGAAGGATTCAATAAGGATAAATTACTGCAGGCGGTGGCGAACCATCAACTGGCTTCAGCCCCCAGAATCTGGCGGGATATCACTATTGATGGCACCCGATTGCAGATGAATTATTACAACGAGTGA
- the pckA gene encoding phosphoenolpyruvate carboxykinase (ATP), giving the protein MRVNTRLTPQDLKAYGINDVQDIVYNPDYDTLFQEELDPSLQGYERGVLTNLGAVAVDTGIFTGRSPKDKYIVRDDTTRDTLWWSDKGKGKNDNKPLSPETWQHLKGLVTQQLSGKRLFIIDAFCGANADTRLSVRFITEVAWQAHFVKNMFIRPSDEELVDFKPDFIVMNGAKCTNPQWKEQGLNSENFVAFNLTERIQLIGGTWYGGEMKKGMFSVMNYLLPLKGIASMHCSANVGEKGDVAVFFGLSGTGKTTLSTDPKRRLIGDDEHGWDDDGVFNFEGGCYAKTIKLSKDAEPEIYNAIRRDALLENVTVREDGSIDFDDGSKTENTRVSYPIYHIENIVKPVSKAGHATKVIFLTADAFGVLPPVSRLTADQTQYHFLSGFTAKLAGTERGVTEPTPTFSACFGAAFLSLHPTQYAEVLVKRMQAAGAQAYLVNTGWNGTGKRISIKDTRAIIDAILNGSLDDAETFRLPMFDLAIPTELPGVDTRILDPRNTYASPEQWQEKANALAKLFIENFEKYTDTPAGEALVSAGPKL; this is encoded by the coding sequence ATGCGTGTGAACACCCGTTTAACCCCGCAAGATCTCAAGGCTTATGGTATCAATGACGTTCAGGATATCGTTTACAATCCAGACTACGACACGCTTTTCCAGGAGGAGCTTGATCCTTCCCTGCAAGGTTATGAGCGTGGCGTGTTAACGAACCTGGGCGCCGTTGCCGTTGATACCGGTATCTTTACCGGACGTTCGCCAAAGGATAAGTACATTGTCCGTGACGACACCACGCGTGACACGCTCTGGTGGTCAGACAAAGGTAAAGGTAAGAACGACAACAAACCGCTCTCCCCGGAAACCTGGCAGCATCTGAAAGGATTAGTCACCCAACAGCTTTCCGGCAAGCGTCTGTTTATCATTGATGCTTTCTGCGGCGCTAACGCCGATACCCGCCTTTCCGTACGCTTCATTACCGAAGTCGCCTGGCAGGCGCATTTTGTCAAAAACATGTTCATCCGCCCAAGCGACGAAGAGCTGGTTGATTTCAAACCTGATTTCATCGTGATGAACGGCGCTAAATGCACCAACCCGCAGTGGAAAGAACAGGGTCTGAACTCCGAAAACTTCGTGGCTTTCAACCTGACTGAGCGTATCCAACTGATTGGTGGTACCTGGTACGGCGGCGAAATGAAGAAAGGTATGTTCTCCGTAATGAACTACCTGCTGCCGCTGAAGGGTATTGCCTCCATGCACTGCTCGGCAAACGTCGGGGAAAAAGGTGATGTGGCGGTCTTCTTTGGCCTGTCCGGCACCGGTAAAACCACACTGTCCACCGACCCGAAACGCCGCCTGATTGGCGATGACGAACACGGCTGGGATGACGATGGCGTGTTTAACTTCGAAGGCGGTTGCTACGCGAAGACCATCAAACTGTCTAAAGATGCCGAGCCGGAAATCTACAACGCGATCCGTCGTGATGCGCTGCTGGAAAACGTCACCGTGCGCGAAGATGGTTCCATCGATTTCGATGACGGTTCCAAAACCGAAAACACCCGCGTGTCCTACCCGATTTATCACATCGAAAACATCGTTAAGCCGGTGTCAAAAGCGGGTCATGCTACCAAAGTGATCTTCCTGACCGCCGACGCGTTTGGCGTGCTGCCGCCGGTTTCTCGCCTGACGGCAGACCAAACACAGTACCATTTCCTGTCTGGCTTTACCGCCAAGCTGGCCGGTACTGAACGTGGCGTCACCGAACCAACCCCAACCTTCTCTGCCTGCTTTGGCGCAGCATTCCTGTCGCTGCACCCAACGCAGTACGCAGAAGTGCTGGTGAAACGCATGCAGGCGGCAGGTGCGCAGGCATATCTGGTTAACACCGGCTGGAACGGTACCGGCAAGCGTATCTCTATCAAAGATACCCGCGCGATTATCGATGCCATCCTGAACGGTTCGCTGGATGACGCGGAAACGTTCCGTCTGCCAATGTTTGACCTGGCTATCCCGACCGAGCTGCCGGGCGTGGACACTCGCATTCTCGATCCGCGTAATACCTACGCGTCTCCGGAGCAATGGCAGGAAAAAGCCAACGCACTGGCGAAACTGTTTATCGAGAACTTCGAGAAATACACCGACACCCCTGCGGGTGAAGCGCTGGTTAGCGCCGGACCGAAGCTGTAA
- the envZ gene encoding two-component system sensor histidine kinase EnvZ has protein sequence MRRMRFSPRSSFARTLLLIVTLLFASLVTTYLVVLNFAILPSLQQFNKVLAYEVRMLMTDKLQLEDGTQLVVPPAFRREIYRELGISLYSNEAAEEAGLRWAQHYEFLSHQMAQQLGGPTEVRVEVNKSSPVVWLKTWLSPNIWVRVPLTEIHQGDFSPLFRYTLAIMLLAIGGAWLFIRIQNRPLVDLEHAALQVGKGIIPPPLREYGASEVRSVTRAFNHMAAGVKQLADDRTLLMAGVSHDLRTPLTRIRLATEMMGEEDGYLAESINKDIEECNAIIEQFIDYLRTGQEMPMEMADLNSVLGEVVAAESGYEREIETALLPGSIQVKMHPLSIKRAVANMVVNAARYGNGWIKVSSGMEQHRAWFQVEDDGPGIKPEQRKHLFQPFVRGDSARSTSGTGLGLAIVQRIIDNHNGMLEIGTSERGGLSIRAWLPVPFTRTPGNTKDA, from the coding sequence ATGAGGCGAATGCGCTTCTCGCCACGAAGTTCGTTTGCCCGCACGTTATTGCTCATCGTCACCTTGCTGTTTGCCAGCCTGGTGACGACTTACCTGGTAGTGCTGAACTTCGCGATTCTGCCGAGCCTCCAGCAGTTTAATAAGGTCCTGGCCTACGAAGTTCGTATGCTGATGACAGATAAACTGCAGCTGGAGGACGGTACGCAACTGGTGGTGCCGCCCGCATTCCGCCGGGAAATTTACCGTGAGCTGGGTATTTCCCTCTATTCCAACGAGGCCGCTGAAGAAGCCGGACTGCGTTGGGCGCAACACTATGAATTCTTAAGTCATCAGATGGCGCAGCAGCTGGGTGGCCCGACGGAAGTTCGCGTTGAGGTCAACAAAAGCTCGCCGGTTGTGTGGCTGAAAACCTGGCTGTCGCCCAACATCTGGGTACGCGTACCGCTGACCGAAATCCATCAGGGTGATTTCTCACCGCTGTTCCGCTATACGCTGGCGATTATGCTGCTGGCTATCGGTGGAGCGTGGCTGTTTATCCGTATCCAGAACCGACCATTAGTGGATCTTGAACATGCGGCGCTGCAGGTGGGGAAAGGTATCATTCCGCCGCCGTTGCGTGAGTATGGCGCTTCAGAGGTGCGCTCGGTAACCCGAGCCTTTAACCATATGGCCGCGGGTGTGAAGCAGTTGGCAGATGACCGCACGTTGTTAATGGCGGGCGTGAGCCACGATTTGCGTACACCACTGACGCGTATTCGTCTGGCGACCGAAATGATGGGCGAAGAGGACGGTTATCTCGCGGAGTCCATCAATAAGGACATCGAAGAGTGTAACGCCATTATCGAGCAGTTCATCGACTACCTGCGTACCGGTCAGGAGATGCCGATGGAGATGGCGGATCTGAATTCGGTGTTAGGTGAAGTGGTCGCGGCGGAAAGCGGCTATGAACGTGAAATCGAAACAGCGCTGCTGCCGGGCAGCATTCAGGTGAAGATGCACCCGCTGTCGATCAAGCGTGCGGTTGCCAATATGGTGGTTAACGCCGCTCGCTACGGCAACGGTTGGATTAAGGTCAGTAGCGGAATGGAGCAGCATCGCGCCTGGTTCCAGGTAGAAGATGATGGTCCGGGCATCAAGCCGGAGCAGCGTAAACACCTGTTCCAGCCGTTTGTTCGCGGCGACAGCGCGCGTAGTACCAGCGGCACGGGGCTGGGTCTGGCGATTGTGCAGCGTATTATCGATAACCATAACGGTATGCTGGAAATTGGTACCAGCGAGCGGGGTGGGTTGTCGATTCGCGCCTGGCTTCCGGTGCCCTTCACTCGTACGCCGGGCAACACGAAAGACGCATAA
- the ompR gene encoding two-component system response regulator OmpR, protein MQENYKILVVDDDMRLRALLERYLTEQGFQVRSVANAEQMDRLLTRESFHLMVLDLMLPGEDGLSICRRLRSQSNPMPIIMVTAKGEEVDRIVGLEIGADDYIPKPFNPRELLARIRAVLRRQANELPGAPSQEEAVIAFGKFKLNLGTREMFREDEPMPLTSGEFAVLKALVSHPREPLSRDKLMNLARGREYSAMERSIDVQISRLRRMVEEDPAHPRYIQTVWGLGYVFVPDGSKA, encoded by the coding sequence ATGCAAGAGAACTATAAGATTCTGGTGGTCGATGACGACATGCGCTTGCGTGCGCTTCTGGAGCGTTATCTGACCGAGCAGGGCTTCCAGGTTCGAAGCGTCGCAAACGCTGAGCAGATGGATCGTCTGCTGACCCGTGAGTCCTTCCACCTGATGGTGCTGGATTTAATGCTGCCGGGAGAAGATGGCCTGTCTATTTGCCGTCGCCTGCGCAGCCAGAGCAACCCGATGCCGATCATTATGGTCACCGCAAAGGGCGAAGAAGTTGACCGTATCGTAGGGCTGGAAATCGGCGCTGACGATTACATCCCGAAACCGTTTAACCCGCGTGAACTGCTGGCGCGTATTCGCGCTGTACTGCGTCGCCAGGCGAACGAACTGCCGGGCGCGCCTTCTCAGGAAGAAGCGGTCATTGCGTTTGGTAAGTTCAAACTGAACCTCGGTACGCGTGAAATGTTCCGCGAAGATGAGCCAATGCCGCTCACCAGCGGCGAATTTGCGGTACTGAAAGCGCTGGTAAGCCACCCGCGCGAGCCGTTGTCCCGCGACAAGCTGATGAATCTGGCCCGTGGTCGTGAATACTCGGCGATGGAGCGTTCTATCGACGTGCAGATCTCCCGTCTGCGTCGTATGGTGGAAGAAGATCCGGCGCATCCGCGCTACATTCAGACCGTATGGGGTCTGGGCTACGTCTTTGTTCCGGACGGTTCTAAAGCATGA
- the greB gene encoding transcription elongation factor GreB, translated as MKTPLITREGYEKLKQELNYLWREERPEVTKKVTWAASLGDRSENADYQYNKKRLREIDRRVRYLTKCMENLKIVDYSPQQEGKVFFGAWVEIENDDGDIRKFRIVGYDEIFGRKDYISIDSPMARALLKKEVGDLAIVNTPGGEASWYVNEIEYVK; from the coding sequence ATGAAAACGCCCCTGATAACCCGTGAAGGGTATGAAAAACTTAAACAAGAGCTGAATTACCTCTGGCGTGAAGAGCGCCCGGAAGTCACCAAAAAAGTTACCTGGGCCGCAAGTCTGGGTGACCGCAGCGAAAATGCCGACTACCAGTATAATAAAAAGCGCCTGCGTGAGATCGACCGCCGGGTCCGTTATTTGACCAAGTGCATGGAGAACCTGAAAATCGTCGATTACTCCCCGCAGCAGGAGGGCAAAGTGTTCTTTGGCGCATGGGTTGAGATTGAAAATGACGATGGCGACATCCGCAAATTCCGCATTGTCGGCTACGATGAGATCTTCGGTCGTAAAGATTACATCTCTATCGACTCGCCAATGGCGCGGGCGCTGCTGAAAAAAGAGGTCGGCGATCTCGCGATAGTAAACACCCCTGGCGGTGAAGCCAGCTGGTACGTGAACGAGATTGAATACGTTAAGTGA